One genomic window of Mus pahari chromosome 23, PAHARI_EIJ_v1.1, whole genome shotgun sequence includes the following:
- the Rhbdd2 gene encoding rhomboid domain-containing protein 2 isoform X2: MLGVTSVRSRMRRALVFGVVVPSVLVPWLLLCASWLIPQTSFLSNVSGLLIGLSYGLTYCYSLDLSERVALKLDQKFPFSIMRRIPLFKYISGSSAERRAAQSRRLNPAPGSYPTQSCHPHLTPSYPVTQMQHASGQKLASWPPGHMPSLPPYQPASGLCYVQNHFGPNPSTSSVYPASAGTSQGVQPPSPISCPGTVYSGAPGTPGATGSKESSKVVLP, encoded by the exons ATGCTGGGAGTCACCTCGGTCCGCTCTCGCATGAGGCGGGCCCTGGTGTTCGGGGTGGTGGTGCCTTCCGTCCTTGTGCCGTGGCTGCTGCTGTGTGCCTCCTGGCTTATCCCTCAGACCTCCTTCCTCAGTAACGTCTCTGGCCTTTTGATCGGCCTGTCCT ATGGCCTCACTTACTGCTACTCCCTCGACCTCTCGGAGCGAGTAGCCCTGAAGCTTGATCAGAAGTTCCCCTTCAGCATCATGAGGAGGATCCCCTTGTTCAAGTACATCTCAGGTTCTTCTGCCGAAAGAAGAGCAGCCCAGAGCCGTAG GCTGAACCCTGCACCTGGCTCCTACCCCACACAGAGTTGCCACCCTCATCTGACTCCAAGTTACCCTGTCACCCAGATGCAGCATGCCAGTGGCCAGAAACTGGCCTCCTGGCCTCCTGGCCACATGCCCAGCCTACCTCCATACCAGCCTGCTTCCGGCCTGTGTTATGTGCAGAACCACTTTGGTCCTAACCCCAGTACCTCCAGTGTGTACCCAGCTTCTGCAGGGACCTCCCAGGGGGTacagcctccctcccccatcagcTGTCCTGGCACTGTGTATTCCGGGGCCCCGGGCACCCCAGGGGCTACGGGCTCCAAGGAGTCTTCCAAGGTAGTCTTGCCCTAA
- the Rhbdd2 gene encoding rhomboid domain-containing protein 2 isoform X1 yields the protein MASPGPASRFWCSCPEVPSATFFTALLSLLVSGPRLFLLQPPLAPSGLSLRSEALRNWQVYRLVTYIFVYENPVSLLCGAIIIWRFAGNFERTVGTVRHCFFTLIFTVFSAIIYLSFESVSSLSKLGEVEDARGFTPVAFAMLGVTSVRSRMRRALVFGVVVPSVLVPWLLLCASWLIPQTSFLSNVSGLLIGLSYGLTYCYSLDLSERVALKLDQKFPFSIMRRIPLFKYISGSSAERRAAQSRRLNPAPGSYPTQSCHPHLTPSYPVTQMQHASGQKLASWPPGHMPSLPPYQPASGLCYVQNHFGPNPSTSSVYPASAGTSQGVQPPSPISCPGTVYSGAPGTPGATGSKESSKVVLP from the exons ATGGCGTCCCCGGGCCCCGCGAGTCGCTTCTGGTGCTCGTGTCCCGAGGTGCCCTCCGCCACATTCTTCACCGCCCTGCTCTCGCTGCTGGTGTCGGGCCCCCGCCTGTTCCTGCTGCAGCCGCCTCTGGCGCCCTCGGGGCTGTCTCTGCGCTCCGAGGCCCTGCGCAACTGGCAAG TTTACAGGCTGGTGACCTACATCTTCGTCTACGAAAACCCGGTCTCCCTGCTTTGCGGTGCCATCATCATCTGGCGCTTTGCTGGCAACTTTGAGAGGACCGTGGGCACCGTCCGCCATTGCTTCTTCACCTTGATCTTTACAGTCTTCTCCGCCATCATCTACCTGTCATTTGAGTCTGTGTCCTCACTGTCTAAGCTGGGGGAGGTGGAGGATGCCAGAGGGTTCACCCCAGTAGCTTTTGCCATGCTGGGAGTCACCTCGGTCCGCTCTCGCATGAGGCGGGCCCTGGTGTTCGGGGTGGTGGTGCCTTCCGTCCTTGTGCCGTGGCTGCTGCTGTGTGCCTCCTGGCTTATCCCTCAGACCTCCTTCCTCAGTAACGTCTCTGGCCTTTTGATCGGCCTGTCCT ATGGCCTCACTTACTGCTACTCCCTCGACCTCTCGGAGCGAGTAGCCCTGAAGCTTGATCAGAAGTTCCCCTTCAGCATCATGAGGAGGATCCCCTTGTTCAAGTACATCTCAGGTTCTTCTGCCGAAAGAAGAGCAGCCCAGAGCCGTAG GCTGAACCCTGCACCTGGCTCCTACCCCACACAGAGTTGCCACCCTCATCTGACTCCAAGTTACCCTGTCACCCAGATGCAGCATGCCAGTGGCCAGAAACTGGCCTCCTGGCCTCCTGGCCACATGCCCAGCCTACCTCCATACCAGCCTGCTTCCGGCCTGTGTTATGTGCAGAACCACTTTGGTCCTAACCCCAGTACCTCCAGTGTGTACCCAGCTTCTGCAGGGACCTCCCAGGGGGTacagcctccctcccccatcagcTGTCCTGGCACTGTGTATTCCGGGGCCCCGGGCACCCCAGGGGCTACGGGCTCCAAGGAGTCTTCCAAGGTAGTCTTGCCCTAA